The following proteins are co-located in the Micromonospora viridifaciens genome:
- the rfbD gene encoding dTDP-4-dehydrorhamnose reductase: MTRVLVTGAGGMLGQDLLAVLADRSDLTVTAATRATLDITDAEAVRAAVAGHDVVFNTAAWTDVDGAEQAEAAATAVNGDGVAHLARACADTGARLVHVSTDYVFPGDADTPYAEDAPTDPVNAYGRSKLAGERAVVRFLPNTGYVVRTAWLYGAHGPNFVATMLRLAEQREHLDVVDDQQGQPTWSYTLATHLVALADAALAGRAPAGIYHGTCSGRTTWYGLARAAFTLAGLDPDRIRPTTSDRFPRPAARPAYSVLGHDRWAAAGLAPLPDWHDTLSAAFRSPAPPASWKVA; encoded by the coding sequence ATGACCCGCGTCCTCGTCACCGGCGCCGGGGGCATGCTGGGGCAGGATCTGCTGGCCGTGCTGGCCGACCGGTCCGACCTGACGGTGACCGCCGCCACCCGGGCCACCCTCGACATCACCGACGCCGAGGCCGTCCGTGCCGCCGTCGCCGGTCACGACGTCGTGTTCAACACCGCGGCGTGGACCGACGTCGACGGCGCGGAGCAGGCCGAGGCCGCCGCCACCGCGGTCAACGGGGACGGGGTGGCCCATCTCGCCCGGGCCTGCGCCGACACCGGCGCCCGGCTGGTCCACGTCTCCACCGACTACGTCTTCCCCGGCGACGCGGACACCCCGTACGCCGAGGACGCGCCGACCGACCCGGTCAACGCCTACGGCCGCAGCAAGCTCGCCGGGGAGCGGGCCGTCGTCCGATTTCTCCCCAACACGGGCTATGTGGTGCGTACCGCGTGGCTCTACGGTGCGCACGGTCCCAACTTCGTGGCCACCATGCTGCGGCTGGCCGAGCAGCGGGAGCACCTCGACGTGGTCGACGACCAGCAGGGGCAACCCACCTGGTCCTACACCCTGGCCACCCACCTCGTCGCGCTCGCCGACGCGGCGCTGGCCGGCCGGGCACCCGCCGGGATCTACCACGGCACCTGCTCCGGCCGCACCACCTGGTACGGGCTGGCCCGCGCCGCGTTCACCCTCGCCGGGCTCGATCCCGACCGGATCCGCCCCACCACCAGCGACCGGTTTCCGCGTCCGGCCGCGCGACCGGCGTACAGTGTGCTAGGGCACGACCGCTGGGCAGCGGCGGGGTTGGCGCCGCTGCCGGACTGGCACGACACCCTCTCGGCCGCCTTCAGATCCCCCGCTCCACCCGCCTCGTGGAAGGTCGCATGA
- a CDS encoding DUF2304 domain-containing protein — MKLTLVTGLTGLILLGTIVELLRRRQLREKYGMLWLAVLLIVIPLSLFPRLLDRVAGFLGIVSGVSLVLFLGIAFLLLVCVHLSWEVSALEEETRTLAEDFALLRAEIDAERAARLESAQDELVSRHD, encoded by the coding sequence ATGAAGCTCACCCTCGTCACTGGCCTGACCGGCCTGATCCTGCTCGGCACCATCGTCGAGCTGCTGCGCCGCCGGCAGTTGCGCGAGAAGTACGGCATGCTCTGGCTCGCGGTCCTGCTGATCGTGATCCCGCTGTCGCTCTTCCCGCGCCTGCTGGACCGGGTGGCCGGCTTCCTCGGGATCGTCTCCGGAGTCAGTCTCGTGCTCTTCCTCGGCATCGCGTTCCTGCTCCTGGTCTGCGTGCACCTCAGCTGGGAGGTCAGCGCCCTGGAGGAGGAGACCCGCACCCTGGCGGAAGACTTCGCGCTGCTCCGCGCGGAGATCGACGCGGAGCGGGCGGCCCGTCTCGAATCGGCCCAAGACGAACTGGTGTCCCGCCATGATTAA
- a CDS encoding glycosyltransferase family 2 protein, translating to MINGKRVLIIIPALNESGSIADVVGEVRGELPGVDVLVVDDGSTDRTAAVAAAAGARVAKLPYNLGVGGAMRLGYRYARDHNYDVAIQIDADGQHDPRYVPKLVDLLDDTDLVIGARFAGEGDYRVRGPRRWAMVMLSLVLSRVARTKLTDTTSGFRAANRRVIEMFAGWYPVEYLGDTVETLVHTARRGYKIRQVPVAMRKRMAGTPSQSPAKAMLYLGRAFAVLTLALIRR from the coding sequence ATGATTAACGGCAAGCGAGTTCTGATCATCATCCCCGCGCTCAACGAGTCCGGCTCGATCGCCGACGTGGTCGGCGAGGTCCGGGGCGAGCTGCCCGGCGTCGACGTGCTGGTCGTCGACGACGGCTCCACCGACCGCACCGCCGCAGTGGCCGCCGCCGCCGGCGCCCGGGTCGCGAAGCTGCCCTACAACCTCGGCGTCGGCGGGGCCATGCGGCTCGGCTACCGGTACGCCCGGGACCACAACTACGACGTCGCCATCCAGATCGACGCCGACGGCCAGCACGACCCGCGCTACGTGCCGAAGCTCGTCGACCTGCTCGACGACACCGACCTCGTCATCGGCGCCCGGTTCGCCGGCGAGGGCGACTACCGCGTCCGCGGCCCCCGCCGCTGGGCGATGGTCATGCTCTCCCTCGTGCTGTCGCGGGTCGCCCGGACCAAACTCACCGACACCACCTCCGGCTTCCGGGCCGCCAACCGGCGGGTAATCGAGATGTTCGCCGGCTGGTACCCGGTCGAGTACCTCGGCGACACGGTCGAGACCCTCGTGCACACCGCCCGGCGGGGATACAAGATCCGCCAGGTCCCGGTGGCCATGCGCAAGCGGATGGCCGGCACCCCCAGCCAGTCGCCGGCGAAGGCGATGCTCTACCTGGGCCGTGCCTTCGCCGTACTGACGCTCGCACTGATCCGCCGGTGA
- a CDS encoding lipopolysaccharide biosynthesis protein, giving the protein MRRLLRLIPPGTLAVGAGLAVLGLASYVHLAVAGHSLTQADYNSLSVLWAIVFTLGIGVFMPVEQEMARVVAARRSEGLPPGPVLARGAAIAAGMFAVMAVVLLAAYRVLADKLFAGDGRMIWVLLGALAAMAIAYPTRGVLSGLQLFPWYGSQLGIDGGLRIAMVAGLGLAGVTSPLWYGAVLVLAPLVGVLLTLPPVLRAIGGGTPVAWTALLRGLGLLTASSLLSQVVVNVGVINVKLLDPSDVATAGALLSALVLVRIPLFVFASLQASLLPGLATSAATGDLRGFHSLLRRALGIVTALGVLGALGAVALGPWLVGILFDASDVLGYGDFAWLSVSTLAYLWAMVLGQALLALDRHRSQAFGWTIGVAALVAVTLTPVSVALRVELAYAVGSVAVAATMALLLRNHSRTAPTPTRPLDDAVATGVPGGTR; this is encoded by the coding sequence ATGCGGCGCCTGCTCCGGCTCATCCCGCCCGGCACCCTCGCCGTGGGTGCCGGGCTGGCCGTGCTCGGCCTGGCCTCCTACGTCCACCTCGCGGTGGCCGGCCACAGCCTCACCCAGGCCGACTACAACTCCCTGTCGGTGCTCTGGGCGATCGTGTTCACCCTCGGCATCGGCGTGTTCATGCCGGTCGAGCAGGAGATGGCCCGGGTCGTCGCCGCCCGCCGCAGCGAGGGGCTGCCGCCGGGGCCGGTGCTGGCCCGCGGCGCGGCCATCGCCGCCGGGATGTTCGCCGTCATGGCGGTGGTCCTGCTCGCCGCGTACCGGGTGCTCGCGGACAAGCTGTTCGCCGGTGACGGTCGGATGATCTGGGTGCTCCTCGGCGCGCTCGCCGCCATGGCGATCGCCTATCCCACCCGCGGCGTCCTCTCCGGCCTGCAGCTCTTCCCCTGGTACGGCAGCCAGCTGGGCATTGACGGCGGCCTGCGCATCGCCATGGTCGCCGGGCTCGGCCTGGCCGGCGTCACCTCCCCGCTCTGGTACGGCGCGGTCCTGGTGCTCGCCCCGCTCGTCGGCGTGCTGCTCACCCTCCCGCCGGTGCTGCGGGCCATCGGCGGCGGCACGCCCGTCGCGTGGACCGCGCTGCTGCGCGGCCTCGGCCTGCTCACCGCCTCCAGCCTGCTCTCCCAGGTCGTGGTGAACGTCGGCGTGATCAACGTGAAGCTGCTCGACCCGTCGGACGTGGCCACCGCCGGGGCGCTGCTGTCCGCGCTGGTGCTGGTCCGCATCCCGCTGTTCGTCTTCGCCTCGCTGCAGGCGTCGCTGCTGCCCGGCCTGGCCACCTCGGCCGCCACCGGTGACCTGCGCGGCTTCCACAGCCTGCTGCGCCGCGCGCTCGGCATCGTCACCGCGCTCGGGGTGCTCGGCGCGCTCGGTGCCGTGGCGCTCGGCCCCTGGCTGGTCGGCATCCTCTTCGACGCCTCCGACGTGCTCGGCTACGGCGACTTCGCCTGGCTGTCCGTCTCCACCCTCGCCTACCTGTGGGCGATGGTGCTCGGCCAGGCCCTGCTCGCCCTCGACCGGCACCGCAGCCAGGCGTTCGGCTGGACCATCGGCGTCGCCGCCCTGGTCGCCGTGACCCTCACCCCGGTGTCGGTCGCGCTCCGCGTCGAGCTGGCCTACGCCGTCGGCTCCGTCGCGGTCGCCGCCACCATGGCGCTGCTGCTGCGCAACCACTCCCGTACCGCGCCCACCCCGACCCGGCCCCTCGACGACGCGGTGGCCACTGGAGTACCCGGAGGCACCCGATGA
- the rfbB gene encoding dTDP-glucose 4,6-dehydratase encodes MRILVTGGAGFIGSEYVRMLLGVPGGDAGVPAVEASAVTVLDKLTYSGNMNNLTPVREDRRLRFVQGDICDPALVDEVVAGQDVIVHFAAESHVDRSIAGAAPFVTTNVLGTQTLLDAALRHGVGRFVHVSTDEVYGSIDEGSWTETWPLAPNSPYSASKAGSDLLALAYHRTHGMDVVVTRCSNNYGPYQFPEKVIPLFVTNLLDGGTVPLYGDGGNVRDWLHVHDHCRGIAMVQEKGRSGEVYNIGGGTELTNKELTGRLLEACDAGWDRVVPVADRKGHDRRYSLDISKISAELGYAPSIDLDHGLAQTVQWYRDNRAWWEPLKANKGA; translated from the coding sequence GTGAGGATTCTCGTCACCGGCGGAGCCGGGTTCATCGGGTCGGAGTACGTACGGATGCTGCTGGGCGTGCCCGGCGGCGACGCCGGGGTCCCGGCCGTCGAGGCGTCCGCGGTCACCGTCCTGGACAAGCTCACCTACTCCGGCAACATGAACAACCTCACCCCCGTCCGTGAGGATCGGCGGCTGCGCTTCGTGCAGGGTGACATCTGCGACCCGGCGCTGGTCGACGAGGTGGTGGCCGGCCAGGACGTGATCGTGCACTTCGCGGCCGAGTCGCACGTCGACCGGTCGATCGCCGGCGCGGCGCCGTTCGTCACCACGAACGTGCTCGGCACCCAGACCCTGCTCGACGCGGCGCTGCGGCACGGCGTGGGCCGGTTCGTGCACGTCTCCACCGACGAGGTGTACGGCTCGATCGACGAGGGCTCCTGGACGGAAACCTGGCCGCTGGCGCCGAACTCCCCGTACTCGGCCTCCAAGGCCGGCTCGGACCTGCTGGCGCTCGCCTACCACCGCACCCACGGGATGGACGTGGTGGTCACCCGCTGCTCCAACAACTACGGGCCGTACCAGTTCCCGGAGAAGGTCATCCCGCTGTTCGTCACCAACCTGCTCGACGGCGGCACGGTCCCCCTCTACGGCGACGGCGGCAACGTCCGCGACTGGCTGCACGTGCACGACCACTGCCGGGGCATCGCCATGGTGCAGGAGAAGGGCCGCAGCGGTGAGGTCTACAACATCGGCGGCGGCACCGAGTTGACCAACAAGGAGCTCACCGGCCGGCTGCTGGAAGCCTGCGACGCCGGCTGGGACCGGGTCGTACCGGTCGCCGACCGCAAGGGCCACGACCGCCGCTACTCGCTGGACATCAGCAAGATCAGCGCCGAGCTGGGCTACGCCCCGAGCATCGACCTCGACCACGGCCTGGCGCAGACCGTGCAGTGGTACCGGGACAACCGGGCCTGGTGGGAGCCGCTGAAGGCGAACAAGGGCGCATGA
- the prcB gene encoding proteasome subunit beta, producing the protein MAAGFDPSGRLPDVFTNAGTSSFTAFLSKVAPEMLPGRRPLPPGMAADMAPHATTIVAISAAGGVVMAGDRRATMGNLIAQRDIEKVHPADAYSLVGIAGTAGIGIELMRLFQVELEHYEKIEGAMLSLDGKANRLASMIRGNLGAAMQGLAVIPLFAGFDLAASDPARAGRIFGFDVTGGPFEQTGYDAIGSGSLFAKSALKKRFRVGLSIDDAVRLAVEALYDAADDDTATGGPDVTRRIYPVVMTATAEGTHRLTEAETAAIAESVVAGRMENPGG; encoded by the coding sequence GTGGCAGCGGGTTTTGATCCATCCGGGCGTCTACCAGATGTGTTCACCAACGCGGGGACGTCCTCCTTCACAGCGTTTCTGAGCAAGGTGGCCCCCGAGATGCTGCCCGGCCGGCGGCCGCTGCCGCCCGGCATGGCCGCCGACATGGCGCCGCACGCGACGACCATCGTGGCCATCTCGGCCGCCGGTGGCGTGGTGATGGCCGGCGACCGGCGCGCCACGATGGGCAATCTGATCGCCCAGCGGGACATCGAGAAGGTGCATCCGGCCGACGCGTACTCGCTGGTCGGCATCGCGGGCACCGCGGGCATCGGCATCGAGCTGATGCGACTGTTCCAGGTGGAGCTGGAGCACTACGAGAAGATCGAGGGCGCGATGCTCTCGCTCGACGGCAAGGCGAACCGGCTGGCGTCGATGATCCGCGGCAACCTGGGCGCGGCCATGCAGGGCCTCGCGGTGATCCCGCTCTTCGCCGGCTTCGACCTGGCGGCCAGCGATCCGGCGCGGGCCGGCCGCATCTTCGGCTTCGACGTCACCGGCGGCCCCTTCGAGCAGACCGGCTACGACGCGATCGGCTCCGGCTCGCTGTTCGCCAAGTCGGCGCTGAAGAAGCGGTTCCGGGTCGGCCTGTCGATCGACGACGCGGTGCGGCTCGCGGTCGAGGCGCTCTACGACGCGGCCGACGACGACACCGCCACCGGCGGCCCGGATGTCACCCGTCGGATCTACCCGGTGGTGATGACCGCGACCGCGGAGGGCACCCACCGGCTCACCGAGGCCGAGACGGCGGCGATCGCGGAGAGCGTCGTGGCCGGCCGGATGGAGAACCCGGGCGGCTGA
- the pafA gene encoding Pup--protein ligase produces the protein MERRIFGLETEYGVTCTYRGQRRLSPDEVARYLFRRVVSWGRSSNVFLRNGARLYLDVGSHPEYATPECDSVTDLVAHDRAGERILEGLLVDAEKRLHDEGIAGEIYLFKNNTDSAGNSYGCHENYLVSRHGEFGRLADVLIPFLVTRQLICGAGKVLQTPRGAVYCLSQRAEHIWEGVSSATTRSRPIINTRDEPHADAERYRRLHVIVGDSNMNEVTTLLKVGTADIVLRMIEAGVVMRDLTLENPIRAIREVSHDITGRRKVRLASGKEISALEIQQEYLAKATEFVERRGGDQTAKRVVDLWARVLRAVETGDLDPVAREIDWVTKLRLIERYQRKHDLPLSHPRVAQMDLAYHDLRRGRGLYGLLERRGEVDRVATDPEIFEAKETPPQTTRARLRGEFIRHAQEKRRDFTVDWVHLKLNDQAQRTVLCKDPFRAYDERVERLIASM, from the coding sequence ATGGAGCGGCGAATCTTCGGCCTCGAGACCGAGTACGGCGTCACCTGCACCTATCGCGGGCAGCGCCGGCTGTCCCCCGACGAGGTCGCGCGGTACCTGTTCCGGCGGGTGGTGTCGTGGGGCCGGTCGAGCAACGTGTTCCTGCGCAACGGCGCGCGTCTCTACCTGGACGTGGGCTCGCACCCCGAGTACGCGACGCCGGAGTGCGACTCGGTGACCGATCTGGTGGCGCACGACCGGGCCGGTGAGCGGATCCTGGAGGGGCTGCTCGTCGACGCGGAGAAGCGGCTGCACGACGAGGGCATCGCGGGTGAGATCTACCTGTTCAAGAACAACACCGACTCGGCCGGCAACTCGTACGGCTGCCACGAGAACTACCTGGTCTCACGGCACGGCGAGTTCGGCCGCCTCGCCGACGTGCTGATCCCGTTCCTGGTCACCCGGCAGTTGATCTGCGGCGCGGGCAAGGTGCTGCAGACGCCGCGCGGGGCCGTCTACTGCCTGTCGCAGCGGGCCGAGCACATCTGGGAGGGCGTCTCGTCGGCGACCACCCGGAGCCGGCCGATCATCAACACCCGGGACGAGCCGCACGCGGACGCGGAGCGGTACCGCCGGCTGCACGTGATCGTCGGCGACTCGAACATGAACGAGGTCACCACGCTGCTGAAGGTCGGGACCGCCGACATCGTGCTGCGGATGATCGAGGCCGGGGTGGTGATGCGGGACCTGACCCTGGAGAACCCGATCCGGGCGATCCGGGAGGTGTCGCACGACATCACCGGCCGGCGCAAGGTGCGGCTGGCCTCGGGCAAGGAGATCTCCGCGCTGGAGATCCAGCAGGAGTATCTGGCCAAGGCGACGGAGTTCGTGGAGCGCCGGGGCGGGGACCAGACCGCGAAGCGGGTGGTGGACCTGTGGGCCCGGGTGCTGCGGGCGGTGGAGACCGGCGACCTGGACCCGGTGGCCCGGGAGATCGACTGGGTGACGAAGCTACGCCTGATCGAGCGTTACCAGCGCAAGCACGACCTGCCGCTGTCGCATCCGCGGGTGGCGCAGATGGACCTGGCCTACCACGACCTGCGGCGCGGGCGGGGCCTGTACGGGCTGCTGGAGCGGCGCGGCGAGGTGGACCGGGTGGCGACCGACCCGGAGATCTTCGAGGCGAAGGAGACGCCGCCGCAGACCACCCGGGCGCGGCTGCGGGGCGAGTTCATCCGGCACGCGCAGGAGAAGCGGCGGGACTTCACGGTCGACTGGGTGCACCTGAAGCTCAACGACCAGGCGCAGCGGACGGTGCTGTGCAAGGACCCGTTCCGGGCGTACGACGAGCGGGTGGAGCGGCTGATCGCGAGCATGTGA
- the prcA gene encoding proteasome subunit alpha, translating to MAMQFYASPEQIMRDRSELARKGIARGRSAVVLSYEGGVLFVAENLSSTLHKVSEIYDRIGFAAVGRYNEFENLRRAGVRMADLNGLSYDRRDVTGLALANAYAQTLGAIFTEQSKPFEVEICVAEVGATPDDDALYRVTYDGSVNDEPGRMAMGGQAEAITGVLKSEHRPEMSLSEAVRAAVKALSSVGGEGGAARTIAANQLEVAVLDRRRVGRTFRRVTGAALTALLDGDASADTAPAPGRAQTPTVPTEESKKPITSAGSADLEGQPGEQPEA from the coding sequence GTGGCCATGCAGTTCTACGCCTCGCCCGAGCAGATCATGCGCGACCGCTCCGAGCTGGCCCGCAAGGGCATCGCCCGGGGCCGCAGCGCGGTGGTCCTGAGCTACGAGGGCGGGGTGCTCTTCGTCGCGGAAAATCTGTCCAGCACCCTGCACAAGGTCAGCGAGATCTACGACCGGATCGGCTTCGCCGCGGTGGGCCGGTACAACGAGTTCGAGAACCTGCGCCGCGCCGGGGTGCGGATGGCCGACCTGAACGGCCTCAGCTACGACCGGCGGGACGTGACCGGCCTGGCCCTGGCCAACGCGTACGCGCAGACGCTGGGCGCGATCTTCACCGAGCAGTCGAAGCCGTTCGAGGTGGAGATCTGCGTGGCGGAGGTGGGTGCCACGCCGGACGATGACGCGCTCTACCGGGTGACGTACGACGGGTCGGTCAACGACGAGCCGGGCCGGATGGCGATGGGCGGCCAGGCCGAGGCGATCACCGGGGTGCTGAAGAGCGAGCACCGGCCGGAGATGTCGCTGTCGGAGGCCGTCCGGGCGGCGGTCAAGGCGCTGAGCAGCGTGGGCGGGGAGGGCGGGGCCGCCCGTACCATTGCCGCGAACCAGTTGGAGGTGGCGGTGTTGGACCGCCGCCGGGTGGGGCGGACGTTCCGCCGGGTGACCGGGGCGGCGCTGACGGCGCTGCTGGACGGGGACGCGAGCGCGGACACCGCGCCGGCGCCGGGGCGGGCGCAGACGCCGACGGTGCCCACCGAGGAGTCGAAGAAGCCGATCACGTCGGCGGGCTCGGCCGACCTGGAGGGGCAGCCGGGGGAGCAGCCCGAGGCGTAG
- the rfbC gene encoding dTDP-4-dehydrorhamnose 3,5-epimerase, protein MKFRELGIEGAWEITPQQHGDPRGLFMEWYRFDKLAEAVGHPLRLAQGNLSVSARDVVRGIHFADVPPGQAKYVTCVRGAVLDVVVDLRVGSPTFGRWEGVRLDDVDRRAVYIAEGLGHGFCALTDDATLSYLCSTTYNPTGEHAVHPLDPELAIEWPAEAPQLSARDAAAPTLAEARRSGLLPQYDACRAFVASLRPDGPSNPGGR, encoded by the coding sequence GTGAAGTTCCGGGAACTGGGCATCGAGGGCGCCTGGGAGATCACCCCGCAGCAGCACGGCGATCCGCGCGGGCTGTTCATGGAGTGGTACCGCTTCGACAAGCTGGCCGAGGCGGTCGGCCACCCGCTGCGTCTGGCCCAGGGCAACCTGTCGGTCTCCGCGCGGGACGTCGTGCGCGGCATCCACTTCGCCGACGTGCCGCCGGGCCAGGCCAAGTACGTCACCTGCGTACGTGGAGCCGTGCTCGACGTCGTCGTGGACCTGCGGGTCGGCTCGCCGACCTTCGGCCGCTGGGAGGGCGTCCGGCTGGACGACGTCGACCGGCGGGCCGTCTACATCGCGGAGGGCCTGGGACACGGCTTCTGCGCCCTGACCGACGACGCCACCCTGAGCTACCTCTGCTCGACCACCTACAACCCGACCGGCGAGCACGCGGTGCACCCACTGGACCCGGAGCTGGCCATCGAGTGGCCGGCCGAGGCGCCGCAGCTCTCCGCCCGCGACGCCGCCGCGCCGACCCTCGCCGAGGCCCGGCGGTCGGGCCTGCTGCCGCAGTACGACGCCTGCCGGGCGTTCGTGGCGAGCCTGCGGCCGGACGGCCCGTCGAACCCGGGCGGGCGCTGA
- a CDS encoding ubiquitin-like protein Pup, whose translation MATQEGGQTQHGKSHEEVEEVTAQANPEVAERHAEITEDVDDLLDEIDSVLEENAEEFVRGYVQKGGQ comes from the coding sequence ATGGCGACCCAAGAAGGCGGCCAGACCCAGCACGGCAAGTCGCACGAAGAGGTCGAGGAGGTCACCGCGCAGGCCAACCCCGAGGTTGCCGAGCGGCACGCCGAGATCACCGAGGACGTCGACGACCTGCTCGACGAGATCGACTCCGTCCTCGAGGAGAACGCAGAGGAATTCGTGAGAGGATACGTGCAAAAAGGAGGTCAGTGA
- a CDS encoding endonuclease VII domain-containing protein, with product MADFPRNRSDSSGYATYCKSCHNRRTRETKQRLYGGNREYHLRRRYGIGEKEVQELLAEQGGVCAVCGDPDPEHVDHDHRTGWVRGILCFNRNGGLGQFRDSPVRLARAITYLRGTTWQRVLIHPGVYQMCSPTRGRPPSQRF from the coding sequence GTGGCCGACTTCCCGCGCAACCGCTCCGACAGCTCGGGCTATGCCACGTACTGCAAGTCCTGCCATAACCGACGGACGCGGGAAACCAAGCAGCGGCTCTACGGCGGGAATCGCGAGTACCACCTGCGGCGGCGGTACGGGATCGGGGAGAAGGAGGTTCAGGAGCTTCTCGCCGAGCAGGGCGGCGTCTGCGCGGTCTGCGGCGACCCCGATCCGGAACATGTGGACCACGATCATCGCACCGGATGGGTGCGCGGGATACTCTGCTTCAATCGCAACGGTGGTCTTGGTCAGTTCCGTGATAGTCCCGTGCGGCTGGCCAGGGCGATCACGTACCTGAGAGGAACCACGTGGCAGCGGGTTTTGATCCATCCGGGCGTCTACCAGATGTGTTCACCAACGCGGGGACGTCCTCCTTCACAGCGTTTCTGA
- the rfbA gene encoding glucose-1-phosphate thymidylyltransferase RfbA, with amino-acid sequence MRGILLAGGTGSRLWPITRAVSKQLMPIFDKPMVYYPLSTLVMSGVREILVITTPEDQAQFERLLGDGSQWGLRLEYVTQARPEGIAQAFVLGADFIGDESVALILGDNIFHGVGLGRQLAGHRDLVGGRIFAYPVADPTAYGVVDFDADGKVLSIEEKPEKPKSRYAVPGLYFYDNRVVEISRGLTPSARGELEITAVNEAYREVGELSVTVLDRGTAWLDTGTFTSMMQAAEFVRVIEERQGMKIGCIEEVVWRAGLIDDEQLRALAEPLTKSGYGEYLLGLLAEKDEVGR; translated from the coding sequence GTGCGCGGAATCCTTCTCGCTGGTGGCACCGGATCCCGGCTCTGGCCGATCACCCGGGCGGTGTCCAAGCAGCTGATGCCGATCTTCGACAAGCCGATGGTCTACTACCCGCTGTCGACGCTGGTGATGTCCGGCGTGCGGGAGATCCTGGTGATCACCACGCCGGAGGATCAGGCCCAGTTCGAGCGGCTGCTGGGCGACGGCAGCCAGTGGGGGCTGCGGCTGGAGTACGTCACCCAGGCCCGCCCGGAGGGGATCGCGCAGGCGTTCGTGCTGGGCGCGGACTTCATCGGCGACGAGTCGGTGGCGCTGATCCTCGGCGACAACATCTTCCACGGCGTCGGCCTCGGCCGGCAGCTCGCCGGCCACCGGGACCTGGTCGGCGGCCGGATCTTCGCGTACCCGGTGGCCGACCCGACGGCGTACGGCGTGGTCGACTTCGACGCCGACGGCAAGGTGCTCTCCATCGAGGAGAAGCCGGAGAAGCCGAAGTCCCGCTACGCGGTGCCCGGGTTGTACTTCTACGACAACCGGGTGGTGGAGATCTCCCGTGGCCTCACGCCCAGCGCCCGGGGGGAGCTGGAGATCACCGCGGTGAACGAGGCGTACCGGGAGGTCGGCGAGCTGTCGGTGACGGTGCTGGACCGGGGGACCGCCTGGCTGGACACCGGCACCTTCACCTCGATGATGCAGGCCGCCGAGTTCGTCCGGGTCATCGAGGAGCGCCAGGGCATGAAGATCGGCTGCATCGAAGAGGTGGTGTGGCGGGCCGGCCTGATCGACGACGAGCAGCTGCGGGCGTTGGCCGAGCCGCTGACCAAGAGCGGCTACGGCGAGTACCTGCTGGGCCTGCTGGCCGAGAAGGACGAGGTGGGCCGGTGA
- a CDS encoding glycosyltransferase family 2 protein, with product MTRPQVSAVILAYGAEPYLVDAARAVLDSADVEIELIVVDNGCTGDAVDIVKGFPGVRVVRPEENTGYSGGCRVGAAEATGEWLAFVNSDAIVAPDALAKTIAVAAEPGVGAAMASIRLADNPDLINTSGNPLHFTGLSWAGGNGEPASAHAARTTVPSLSGCCFVISRRLWHELDGFAAEYFAYHEDTELSLRLWQRGLRLEYVPDAVVRHHYEFSRNALKLYLVERNRLVTLLTAYETRTLIVLAPVLLLTEAAMLAASLAGGWSRQKFKGWGWLWTNRAWLRSRRRQLQAERTVPDGVIAELMTARVAPSNVDSPPGMGIFNALAAGYWTLAKPLLRKH from the coding sequence ATGACCCGCCCGCAGGTTTCCGCGGTGATCCTCGCGTACGGGGCCGAGCCGTACCTCGTCGACGCCGCTCGCGCCGTCCTGGACAGCGCCGACGTCGAGATCGAGCTGATCGTCGTCGACAACGGCTGCACCGGCGACGCCGTCGACATCGTCAAGGGCTTCCCCGGCGTCCGGGTGGTCCGCCCCGAGGAGAACACCGGCTACTCCGGCGGCTGCCGGGTCGGCGCCGCCGAGGCGACCGGCGAGTGGCTCGCCTTCGTCAACTCCGACGCGATCGTCGCCCCCGACGCCCTCGCCAAGACCATCGCCGTCGCCGCCGAGCCCGGCGTCGGCGCCGCGATGGCCTCGATCCGCCTCGCCGACAACCCGGACCTGATCAACACCTCCGGAAACCCGCTGCACTTCACCGGCCTCTCCTGGGCCGGCGGCAACGGCGAGCCGGCCAGCGCCCACGCGGCCCGGACGACGGTGCCCTCGCTCAGCGGTTGCTGCTTCGTCATCAGCCGACGGCTGTGGCACGAGCTCGACGGATTCGCCGCCGAATACTTCGCCTACCACGAGGACACCGAGCTCAGCCTGCGGCTCTGGCAGCGGGGCCTGCGACTGGAGTACGTGCCGGACGCCGTCGTGCGGCACCACTACGAGTTCTCCCGCAACGCGCTCAAGCTCTACCTGGTCGAACGCAACCGACTGGTCACCCTGCTCACGGCCTACGAGACCCGCACCCTGATCGTGCTCGCGCCCGTCCTGCTGCTCACCGAGGCGGCCATGCTGGCCGCCTCGCTCGCCGGAGGCTGGAGCAGACAGAAGTTCAAGGGCTGGGGCTGGCTCTGGACCAACCGCGCCTGGCTGCGCTCGCGCCGCCGCCAGCTACAGGCCGAGCGGACCGTCCCCGACGGCGTCATCGCGGAGCTGATGACCGCGCGGGTCGCCCCGTCGAACGTCGACTCGCCGCCCGGCATGGGCATCTTCAACGCCCTCGCCGCCGGCTACTGGACACTGGCCAAACCGCTGCTGCGCAAGCACTGA